In the Clostridia bacterium genome, one interval contains:
- the cas1 gene encoding type V CRISPR-associated endonuclease Cas1 — MISAGDFSKKQVLFVFFSRGEKLSFSNDNLVVKTAEGKIKFQCTCYRIFAVFAIGSGSITSGLIQRAKKFGFSIILLTHSMKPYQVIGSRLEGNTLLRRAQYMYDSLDIAGHLIKNKIANQRLAISKIRTKSEKQTEAIALLKEYEDNISNADTLHTILGLEGSASRIYFPAIFNNTLWQRRAPRTKCDMINALLDIGYTILFSYIDALLGCYGFDTYCGVLHREFYMRKSLVCDIVEPFRPLIDSELRKAINLKRCKEDDFIVKQGQYLLKWEKNAEYTAWLAKPIIENREEIYLYIQSYYRAFMRHKDIQDYPVFYFGGQKP; from the coding sequence ATGATTTCAGCCGGTGATTTTTCAAAAAAGCAAGTTCTGTTTGTCTTTTTCAGCCGCGGAGAAAAGCTTTCGTTCTCCAACGATAATCTCGTCGTGAAAACAGCCGAGGGAAAGATAAAATTTCAATGCACCTGTTACCGAATATTCGCCGTTTTTGCAATCGGAAGCGGAAGCATCACAAGCGGGCTTATACAGAGAGCAAAAAAATTCGGTTTTTCCATCATACTGCTCACCCACAGTATGAAGCCCTATCAGGTTATAGGCTCCCGTCTTGAAGGCAATACCCTGCTGCGCAGAGCGCAGTATATGTATGATTCACTGGATATCGCCGGACATCTGATTAAAAACAAGATTGCAAATCAAAGGCTGGCCATTTCAAAAATAAGAACAAAAAGCGAAAAGCAGACGGAAGCGATAGCGCTTTTAAAAGAATACGAAGACAATATATCAAACGCCGATACTCTGCATACGATACTCGGGCTCGAAGGAAGCGCGTCGCGGATTTATTTCCCTGCCATATTCAACAACACGCTTTGGCAGAGGCGTGCTCCCCGCACCAAATGCGATATGATAAACGCACTTCTGGATATCGGATATACGATACTGTTTTCTTATATCGACGCGCTTCTTGGCTGCTACGGTTTTGATACATACTGCGGAGTGCTGCACAGGGAGTTTTATATGAGAAAGTCCCTCGTATGTGATATCGTAGAACCGTTCAGGCCCCTTATAGACAGCGAGCTGAGAAAAGCAATTAACCTGAAGAGATGCAAAGAGGACGATTTTATTGTTAAGCAGGGGCAATATTTGCTCAAATGGGAGAAGAACGCCGAATACACTGCATGGCTTGCCAAACCCATTATTGAAAACAGGGAGGAGATATATTTATATATTCAAAGTTATTACCGGGCATTCATGCGGCATAAGGACATACAGGATTATCCTGTCTTTTATTTTGGAGGGCAAAAACCGTGA
- the cas4 gene encoding type V CRISPR-associated protein Cas4: MEEPIQIAWINDFIFCPASIYFHNLYGSRDALAFKEQAQINGTHAHKTIDEAKYSTRAAVVSGQSVYCEKYGLLGKIDVFDEKHGVLTERKKKISVIYDGYVFQMYAQCFALREMGYTVNSLNLYSLDDNKRYPLKLPENDKDMLVKFEAAITGLRTFDLSNYKQTNESKCRACIYEPLCDRSLLD, translated from the coding sequence ATGGAAGAGCCGATACAGATTGCCTGGATAAATGATTTTATATTCTGCCCCGCCTCAATATACTTTCATAATCTTTACGGCAGCCGTGATGCGCTTGCTTTCAAAGAGCAGGCGCAGATAAACGGCACTCACGCTCATAAGACCATAGACGAAGCAAAGTATTCGACACGCGCCGCCGTAGTGAGCGGGCAGTCTGTTTACTGCGAAAAATACGGCCTGCTCGGCAAGATCGATGTCTTTGACGAAAAACACGGCGTTTTAACTGAGCGAAAAAAGAAGATTTCCGTTATTTACGACGGCTACGTTTTCCAGATGTACGCTCAATGCTTTGCGCTGCGCGAAATGGGATATACGGTAAATTCGCTCAATCTTTACAGTCTGGATGACAATAAGCGCTATCCTTTAAAGCTTCCGGAAAACGATAAAGATATGCTCGTAAAGTTTGAAGCGGCGATAACCGGTCTGCGAACGTTCGATTTATCGAATTATAAGCAAACAAACGAAAGCAAATGCAGGGCTTGCATATACGAGCCTCTCTGCGACAGGTCGTTATTGGATTGA